ACACTGCCACCTGGGGTGAGCATGAGGATCTACTGTTCTGCATGTACACACAGCACAAAGCCACATTTTACAACACGTGCACATGCGGAAAACTAGTGTGAGTGCTCATCAGACACTGTTGTGTGCATGATATGTATTTTTCCTACACAAAATTTATTTCCTTGGAACAAAATTTCTGACACATGAAGAGGCTCCAAGAATGGACCTGTGCATCTCCTTGGCAAATGCATCTTCCCAAACCCATGTTTACCAAGGGAATCTGAttgttgtgtgcatgcatgtgtacaAGGATGAATCAGTAGATGGGAGTGTTTAACACTCCCCCTACCTACAGTGCTCTCCCAGGTAATCTCTGTcgtcatcatccccccccccccaaaaaaaaatctgggtttctttcctttcttgaaatgtggctgagctttttttaaaaaggccaggGAAGGGATTGCATCAGAGAATTGGTTGGTTGGGAAATTGTTACACAACACCCcgccaaaaaacaaacaatcaaactgaTTCTCTCCCGCAAATGTTACCCCCACGATGCTGCATAAGTGTGGTCTCATAGGAACAAGTAGTTCCACCATCCTGAGATACCATGTTATTTCTGAGAATATCCAGGACAGAACAGCTAAAATTGAGCATGTAGTAAACAGTGCATTTCTTCCCTCACATAAGCACAGGCATCAGAACCTCTGCCGGGTTAATGGAATGGGGACTGTCCTGTTAGAGTGCTGTGATAATGGAGGAAGATTATCTACTCAGTAATTACAACCCAATAATATATATCCTTCTCCAGTACTTTCAGGAAGCAAAGGATGGTTTTACAAAAGGAATCCATCTCTCCTGcccctccatttctcctccccatGTCCCAGTTTGCTCTAACAGAAACTAGGTATTCCAAGTCCTGCTCTCCAGCAGGACAGTCAATAtgtcctactttgcagaggaCAACCTTCTGTTTGGAGGGGTGGCAAAGGACAGTCCTTTATTTCAAGGGCTGCCTACTGTGAATctggattaaaaagaaagaatccTAAGAAAGGAGAGCAGTAGGGGAGTGGGGAGGCTTGAGTCTTCCCTGCTATGAAGAGAtgtgtgtttctatttaaataacaagtcattatttctaaatttgcaactACATATAAATTAGTATATGCAAATCAATGGTTTTGATGATGCATTCCCTCGGGGGTGGGGGGATTGTGTAAATGTCCGACCTACCCTATAGGTGATTTCCTTTCAAGATTACTTAACATGGGTTAACATCCTTAGTTAAACTGTTTTAGCCTCCTTTTGATGAGCATTCCATACTTAAAGCACATTGATAAGGCACATTTCTCTCCCCTATACAAACCCCTGTTCTTTCAGTGCATGGTTATTGGTAGTAGCAGATGGCATGGTGGGGTGGCGGTGTTCACCTGACCTCCCATCAGTCGGATCTACTGGTTACTGTGAGGTAGAGGGGTGAAGTGACAACACTGATGCAAATGCACTGGGAGAAACACAAATTTGTCTGGCTCAACCTCACCACTGCCTTGCCCCTGAGCTACCTCCTGGGAAGTAGCCGCAATGCAACCAACTGGAGGTCAGGTGCAAGCTGCCAGTGTCCACTACTGATTATAGGTGGAGTGATTCTTTACTGAATCTGAGAATGAAATGAGGCATTATAAGTATTTCAGGCTTAAATTCACCTGATCCAGAGAAGACGGTGTGATTTTATAAACAACCTTCACTTTCTACTGTCTCTTCCCTCATAACTGGTGCCCACCTCTCCATTTCGGGGCTGGTGCACTACCTCTTGTCCCACTCACTGCTCACAAGCCCAGTTGACTGGCAGCTGGAAAGAGCAACGGAAGAGTCCCATACGTCTTCCTTACAGCTACTTTGCCTCCCACAGTGCTAGGAGGAGCACCACATGGATGTCTGCCGAGAGAAAGTGTCCTGCAGGGCCCCCATACTAAGCCCTCCTAGATACCTGCTTGTAGCAGCCCACCCCCTCCTACTTCCCCAGTCTGCATATTGAGATGCAGGATTTCCTTCCCCTCATTCATTCACCCCAGGCTTCCAGGCCTCCACTCACTACCCGCATCCACCTGGTTAACTCCCCCTCTATCAGAGGCTCCTGAACTAAAATAGCAGCATACAACCCTGTCATTGGGCATCCCCTTCTGTAACCTGCCAAAAAGGGGGCAACTCAGAGATAGAGGTCAAAACCTCTCTTTGGCCCTTATGCCTGGGAAAGGGTATAGGGAGCCAGTGGCCTCACCTTTCCCCCACATTCAGGATTCTGGCTACCATGCAGTCCCTCCCTATAACCACAGGAGGTGACACCTGGTTTCTCCCTCTTTAAGGGGCACCTGATGACGTCGTCTCATCTCTCAAACTGTGCTGTGGCCAATGGGTGGAAGCTGTTCGAAGCCAGGAGCATTCGGCCTAGGCGATAGAGAAGTGCAGGGTACCAATGAACGCCTTCTGGTTGAGTCTGCTCACCCCCTGCCAGGCTGCGAAAGAGTCGAAGGGGCCAAAAAGCCAGCTGGGCCAGGTGCTGCTCCTGcaccaaagcaaaacaagatgCTACCACTCCATCCACCACCACCGTCCCATGGCGAGTGAGGGGGGCATAGGCCCCAATATCCATTTGCACTGAGGCTGCTGCTACCCTGGCTGGTCTTAGCTCACTCCCATCTGTCACCAGCACATATTGGCCTGGGTGTACCAGGCTGGCAAAAATAGCCTTCATGGGTGCAGTGGCATTCTCCCCCACAAAAAGGAGGTGTGCTGCAGTGAGGGCAAGGCGGCGGGGTGGATCCCGCGTCTCAATGACATGGAAAGCAGTCCGTGCCGATGATGCCTTGTCCAGAAATGCCAGGAATTCACTGTATATGGGACGGCCTTGCTCATCCATGGCTTGGACCCGCTGCCCAGGCCTCAGTGCCCACACTGGAATCTTGGTCCCGCTTTCTAGAGTTGCCAGTGCCTGGGCTGGGAAACAGCCTCCTGTCTTTGCCGCTGCTGAATGCTCTAgacaaagagagggagagggagaaacaaaTAGAGAGACCAACCCAGTTACTAGAGGGAGGGAGATTCGATTAAGGTGCAAAGAAGTAAACATAAATGAAATTTGGTAAGATTTAGATGGGCTATGGGTGGTTGTGATGAGGGTAAGTTTTGTTATGGAGGCCTTTCAACTGGAATCAAGTGGCCTCTGTTTTGTAGGTTGGTGGAGAGTACAGTTCATATAGACTACTGATTAATTCATCTAGCAGGGGAGTTGGGAAACTTTGCAGTCCAAGGACCACATTCCTTTCTAAgaaaccctgggggggggggcacatgccagtggtgagtggggccaaagacaatgaatgtaaatttcacCTTTATACAGCAGATTAGCTTCTACACATACCCCTTCCCACCCTCCATCCAGGGCAGAAGTTTAATtggagttcaatgacacatttcaGCCATTCAGGAACACTCAAGGAGGAGTGCAAAGCAGGGACAGTAGGGGCAGGATTGAGAAAGGGGTGTGCTGAGGAGAGTTTCTACTACCAGATAGAGAGGATGGAGGGCCTGATATATGATGTCACATGCACAACAGCACATTAATCATTCATCTGAAATAGCCTTTCCCATCTgattgccctccagaggttttggactgcaacacccatcagcaccagccagcatggccaatggtcagggatgatagaagttgtagtcaatcaacatctggagagctacaggttgggaaaggctgatcttGATTAACCAACACCTAGGATCCAATGGTCTTATTGAGTATATCTACACAACTAATTTACACCAGCTAAATAAAAAACATTGGTTAACGGTCATGTCTTCCTCAAATATGCTGGGAATTGTGTGGTAAGGATGCTAGCAGGCAACCCCTATTTCTGTTTCCTCCTTCCAATTATAgtttgaatgaataaatgaataatgcACACTCTCAAACATCAACAACAAATATTCTACCACTGATCTTTTACACTGTATAACAAAGATAGCAAAGACTATCTTTGTTATacctgggaggaagtgatcatgttctcctgggttggaagatacagaggcaaggggaaactgagtgtagtcagacacacactctggactttaagaaggccaattttgaaaagctgaaggagctactgggtgtgaTCATGTGGTCAGAAATATTTggtgagaagggagtccaagaaggatggaagtttttaaaaggagaaatactggaggcccaaatgcagacaatacGAACAAGaatgaaaagtgggaggcatctaaggaaaccagtgtggctgcataaggagcttacagatgaactgagagttaagaagggcatgtataagaaatggaagaaaggggaaatcacaaaggagtatacataagtagccaacagttgcagatggaaagtcaggctggctaaagctcagaatgagctcaggcttgcaagagaggttaaaaatactAAAAGGTTTATTCGGCTATGTCCAAAGTAAGAGGAATAACAAGCAAGTGTTGGGTCCTCTGTGTGGGGAAcacagagaaatgctattgggtgacagagaaaaggtggaactactcaacacctactttgcctctgtctttactcaaaaggaaagtgatgcccaacctggtgataacagaataaatgatgtaaggagggagctgcagcccaatatATGAAAAGAGCTAGTAAGGGAatacctagctactttaaatgaattaaaatttccagggcctgatgaactgcaaccaagggtactaaaggagcttgtgggtgtaatttcagagcctttgtctattatctttgagaacaggtgaggtccctacagactggaggctgGCAAATAttatccccatcttcaaaaagtggggaaaggaaTAGCCAGGCAACTACcgaccagtgagcttgacatcgataccagggaaggtcctagaacagataattcaacagtcgatctgagagcatttagaaaaggatgctgtgattactaagacccagcattgttttctcaaaaataagtcatgccagaccaatctgatttctttttttgatgtaattacaaacttggtggatcagggaaatgctatGGACATAGTGTattttgatttcagtaaggcttttgacaatgtTCCCCAAGATATTCTTGCGAGgaaactggtaaaatgtgggttgaaagaGATAActcttaggtggatttgtagctggttgactgaccaaactcaaagagtactcattaatagttccttgtcatcctggaaaaacgTGACAAGTGGGgagccgcagggttctgtcccgggcccattgttgttcaacatctttataaacactTGATTGaatgaattgaggggatgctcatcaaatttgcatatgacaccaaactgagaggggtagctaatggcgcagaagacagaatcagaattaaaaatgaccataacagattggagaactgggcgcaagctaacaaaatgaatttcagtagggacaaatgtatggttctgcacttaggcaggaagaaccagatgcacaaatataggatgggggtcatctggcttactagcagtacatgtgaaaagcatctatgggtcttggtggaccacaagcttaacatgagtcaacagtatgatgcatcagcaaaaaagctaatactattctaggctgtatcaacagaagtatagtgtccagatcaagggaagtaatagtaccactctattctgccttaccTCCCTGCTCACTGTGTTTGAAGCAATAATTTGCTCTCCACTTGCAAATGCAGACACTCAAAACTGGCTTGCACTGACTGTAATTCCAAGTGCACACACTTGgaaactgtgtccaattctgggcaccacaatttaagaaggatgttgacaagctggaacatgtgcagagaagggcaaccaagatgatcaagggtctggaaactaagccttatgaggagcgcttgaaggagttgggtatgtttagcctggaaaagaggagactgaaaggagatatgatagccatcttcaaatatcttaagggctgtcacatggaaaagagagcatgcttgttttctcctgctctggagggtaggactcgaaccaatagcttcaagttgcaagaaaggtgattctgactaaacattcggaaaaactttctgacagtaagagctgttcagcagtggaacagacccccAAAAGAGGTGgtgggactctccttccatggaggtttttaaacagaggttggatggtcatctgccatggatgctttagctgctgcatttcaggggtttggacttgatgacccttggggtcccttccagctctaagattctgtgattctatgattctctaacTGCTTTATAGGTTTGGCAAATACAGTTTTACTGCCCTTCAGTAAATCTGCCTCAGTCCACTTCCTCAGTCTACTTGTAGTGCTTCTTTGGTTAAGATCTGTATTTACTATTTGGCTTCTGCTTGGAAGTAGAAAAGGTGGGAAATTAATGACATGTAAAGCAAGAATCCATTCTTTAGCCATCAGTCTTCAGTGAAAGGGTAGGAAAAGCCACCCTCTAAAAATGGGTGGGCTCAACAGCCAATTAAGAGCATCAGAATAGATCTGCTCAGCAAGTAGCCTGAGAAACAAGGACCACAATAAGAAGAAATACTTACTTTTCAAGAAGGCAGCTATGGCTTCTGAAGCTTACATAACCCAGCAAACAATCAGAAAGCTGGTAAAGCGCACATAGTTTCTAAATAGTACTGATTTAAATTTCTTTTAAACTTAAcagaagccctgctggatgaggcgaagggcccatctaattcagtatcctgctctcacagtatcccatggaaaacaaaaaataataataaataatatggcctcggtcctgtatacctgaaggagcgtctccaccctcattgttcagtctggacactgagatccagcgctgagggccttctggcggttccctcattgcgagaagtgaggttacagtgaaccagacagagggccttctcagtagtggcgcctgccctgtggaacgccctcccttcagatgtgaaggaaataagcagctatcttatctttaaaagacatctgaaggcagccctatttagggaagtttttaatatttaatgctgtattgtttttaacactcgattggaagctgcccagagtggctggggaaactcagccagatgggcagggtataaattattattattattattattattattattattattattattattattactactactactattattactattattactattattactattattactattattattacctgctAGCAGGACCTCCATACTACAGTGCGATGATGGCAATGTAAAGCATATTGTATCATGTGTGATTTATGCAGCATTGACTTCCCTCTAGCTAGTTCTTCAGATCCCTAAGATAAAAGGAGATCCTCCCCAAGGTAGCAGAGAATATGTCCCGCTCTCTCTAGGCACTTTTCATGTCCAACTCCCTTGCACTTAACAAAAACAGTACTCTTTTCCTCCAATTCTCAGTTGGTTGTTTTTCAGTAATGATTCTAAACAGTTCTTTTTTCAGGGAGCACTCAAGGGTATGTGGTATCAGTAGCCCCCATCCACCCCTGTTAAaagtgtaacaacttcatggtgagcactggcatcttttttttcccctttaaaaagcaCTGATTCTAAAATGAACAAACAGCCATCCACAGCCTTGCAGAAGAGGGCCAAGAGGGCAGTGCCTTTCTTTCTCCTATGCACTTCACCATTTGTAAGAATGGGGGTCCCTGTCTACAGGGAGCAGCCATCACAGCCCCAAGCTCACCTTTGGATCTGGCATGCAACTGACTTGTGAGATAATCTCAGCATTGTGCAACATCTGCTGTTACTGTTGGTCAGATTTAGCCACATGCAAACAGATGTTGGTATGTAGAGAACAATGGAGCTGGTACGGCAGAGCAACTCAGAGAGTGAGCTGCTGTAGGCATGTTCTCCCTttcgttctttctctctcttagtCCCATGTgtgcaataagtaaataataaaaatggtcTGCCGTACTCATATAATTCATTTGAAACCA
The Podarcis muralis chromosome 1, rPodMur119.hap1.1, whole genome shotgun sequence DNA segment above includes these coding regions:
- the IHH gene encoding indian hedgehog protein isoform X1: MKAARLLLLLSGCALLLLAPPVRGCGPGRVVGSRRRPPRKLIPLAYKQFSPNVPEKTLGASGRYEGKIARNSERFKELTPNYNPDIIFKDEENTGADRLMTQRCKDRLNSLAISVMNQWPGVKLRVTEGWDEDGHHSEESLHYEGRAVDITTSDRDRNKYGMLARLAVEAGFDWVYYESKAHIHCSVKSEHSAAAKTGGCFPAQALATLESGTKIPVWALRPGQRVQAMDEQGRPIYSEFLAFLDKASSARTAFHVIETRDPPRRLALTAAHLLFVGENATAPMKAIFASLVHPGQYVLVTDGSELRPARVAAASVQMDIGAYAPLTRHGTVVVDGVVASCFALVQEQHLAQLAFWPLRLFRSLAGGEQTQPEGVHWYPALLYRLGRMLLASNSFHPLATAQFER